Proteins from one Catenuloplanes atrovinosus genomic window:
- a CDS encoding TetR/AcrR family transcriptional regulator, whose translation MTEKPLRADAARNRARILAVAAEVFAAKGPAAGTEEIAARAGVAIGTVFRHFPTKDALLAAIMKDTRDRLAALATTAATLEDFFTAVVAEAAAAHTVATLLSTDVTAGPALESLTGAVAALLSHDQEHARVRRDVRLDEVMALLTATSQGALTAAWPADLQARTLAVVFAGLRP comes from the coding sequence TTGACCGAGAAGCCGCTGCGCGCCGACGCCGCCCGCAACCGCGCTCGCATCCTCGCCGTCGCCGCCGAGGTCTTCGCCGCCAAGGGGCCCGCCGCCGGCACCGAGGAGATCGCCGCCCGCGCCGGCGTCGCCATCGGCACCGTCTTCCGCCACTTCCCCACCAAGGACGCGCTGCTCGCCGCGATCATGAAGGACACGCGCGACCGCCTCGCGGCGCTGGCCACCACCGCCGCCACGCTGGAGGACTTCTTCACCGCCGTGGTCGCCGAGGCCGCGGCCGCGCACACGGTCGCCACGCTCCTCTCCACGGACGTCACCGCCGGACCCGCCCTGGAGTCCCTGACCGGCGCCGTCGCCGCGCTCCTCTCTCACGATCAAGAGCATGCGCGGGTACGCCGCGACGTCCGCCTCGACGAGGTGATGGCGCTGCTCACCGCCACCAGCCAGGGCGCGCTCACCGCCGCCTGGCCCGCCGACCTCCAGGCCCGCACGCTCGCCGTCGTCTTCGCCGGGCTGCGCCCGTGA
- a CDS encoding AraC family transcriptional regulator: MDVISEAVATTRAGRAVAVRNRYAGSWSRSFPEINGTGLHLVRRGAPWLVPEDGRPIPLGPGGIVFVPHGRPHGFRNAPHEPEASQDVEFVSCCYHLDRGRVHESLSGLPDVITMVLDDDRHPALRPLTELLCQHAADTRPGSDLALPAVVDLLLIHLLRMWHDGTGAAAGPVVADQRIARALRMVNQEPFRPWTVRQLSEVSHMSPSAFARGFTAAIGERPGAYLLRRRLDHGAHLLRRTDLPLGAIAQRLGYATEFSFAAAFRREFGIAPGRFRGRERASARDRAGSGGEVAGEV; the protein is encoded by the coding sequence ATGGACGTGATCAGCGAGGCGGTAGCCACGACCAGGGCCGGGCGGGCCGTGGCGGTGCGCAACCGGTACGCCGGATCGTGGTCCAGGAGTTTCCCGGAGATCAACGGCACTGGGCTGCACCTGGTGCGGCGCGGAGCCCCGTGGCTGGTCCCGGAGGACGGGCGGCCGATCCCGCTCGGGCCGGGTGGCATCGTCTTCGTGCCGCACGGACGGCCGCACGGTTTCCGGAACGCGCCGCACGAACCCGAGGCGTCGCAGGACGTGGAGTTCGTCTCCTGCTGTTACCACCTCGACCGGGGGCGGGTGCACGAGTCGCTGAGCGGGCTGCCGGATGTGATCACCATGGTGCTCGACGACGACCGTCATCCGGCGTTGCGGCCGCTGACCGAGTTGCTCTGCCAGCACGCGGCCGACACGAGGCCGGGCAGCGATCTCGCCCTGCCGGCGGTGGTCGACCTGCTGCTGATCCATCTGCTCCGGATGTGGCACGACGGGACGGGTGCGGCGGCCGGCCCGGTCGTGGCGGATCAGCGGATCGCCCGGGCGCTGCGGATGGTCAACCAGGAGCCGTTCCGGCCGTGGACCGTCCGGCAGCTGAGTGAGGTATCCCACATGTCGCCCTCGGCGTTCGCCCGTGGGTTCACCGCGGCCATCGGCGAGCGGCCCGGGGCCTATCTGCTCCGTCGCCGGCTGGATCACGGCGCTCACCTGCTGCGCCGCACGGACCTGCCGCTCGGCGCGATCGCCCAGCGGCTCGGCTACGCCACCGAGTTCAGCTTCGCCGCGGCGTTCCGGCGCGAGTTCGGCATCGCCCCGGGGCGGTTCCGCGGCCGGGAACGAGCGTCCGCGCGGGATCGGGCCGGCTCAGGCGGCGAGGTCGCGGGCGAGGTGTGA
- a CDS encoding alpha/beta fold hydrolase yields the protein MELFVDGVRQVYQVYGRGPICVAHPGGPGLHWEYLRSRELEAHFTVVYPAPVGTGASGRLPGYTLDTYVRFLAALVDHLGEPRVHLLGHSHGGFVAQSYALRHPDRVAGLILYSTSPDAGPGFWSQAMAGLAAYPRRHPDVPEAAAVPAALQRAVAAPDDDTMSRAFAAAVPVYFADFWSRRADFAPWQAAIRMSRAPATAQDPAVFDVRARLGELTMPTMIITGREDFICGPPWAAQLAHGIPGSHLRILPHSGHFAHVEEPAAFATAAAEILRLQR from the coding sequence ATGGAACTCTTCGTCGACGGCGTGCGGCAGGTCTACCAGGTGTACGGCCGCGGACCGATCTGCGTCGCGCACCCCGGCGGCCCCGGACTGCACTGGGAGTACCTGCGGTCGCGCGAACTGGAGGCCCACTTCACCGTGGTGTACCCCGCGCCGGTCGGCACGGGCGCCTCCGGCCGCCTGCCCGGGTACACGCTGGACACCTACGTACGCTTCCTCGCCGCCCTCGTCGACCACCTGGGTGAGCCGCGCGTTCATCTGCTCGGCCACTCCCACGGCGGTTTCGTCGCCCAGAGTTACGCGCTGAGGCACCCGGACCGGGTCGCCGGGCTCATCCTCTACTCCACGTCCCCGGACGCCGGCCCCGGCTTCTGGTCACAGGCGATGGCCGGCCTGGCCGCCTATCCGCGGCGCCACCCGGACGTGCCGGAGGCGGCTGCCGTGCCCGCGGCCCTCCAGCGCGCGGTCGCCGCCCCGGACGACGACACGATGAGCCGCGCGTTCGCCGCCGCCGTCCCGGTGTACTTCGCCGACTTCTGGTCCCGGCGCGCCGACTTCGCGCCGTGGCAGGCCGCGATCCGCATGTCCCGCGCGCCCGCCACCGCCCAGGACCCGGCCGTGTTCGACGTCCGGGCGCGCCTCGGCGAACTGACCATGCCAACGATGATCATCACCGGCCGCGAGGACTTCATCTGCGGGCCGCCCTGGGCGGCGCAGCTGGCACACGGCATACCCGGCTCCCACCTGCGAATCCTGCCGCACAGCGGCCATTTCGCCCACGTCGAGGAACCGGCCGCTTTCGCCACCGCCGCAGCGGAGATCTTGCGGCTCCAGCGGTAA
- a CDS encoding YajQ family cyclic di-GMP-binding protein codes for MAANPSFDIVSKVEHQEVDNALRQTEKELGTRFDFRGTGAEIAWAGEDGVTITAETEDRVSAALEVFKEKLIKRNISLKSLEAGEPRASGKTHKIDCKIVQGIATDKAKQISKKIRDEGPKGVQAQIQGDSLRVTGKKKDDLQAVISLLKSEDFGVALQFTNYR; via the coding sequence ATGGCAGCCAACCCGTCGTTCGACATCGTCAGCAAGGTGGAGCACCAGGAGGTGGACAACGCCCTCCGCCAGACCGAGAAGGAACTGGGTACGCGGTTCGACTTCCGCGGTACGGGGGCGGAGATCGCCTGGGCGGGTGAGGACGGCGTCACGATCACGGCGGAGACCGAGGACCGGGTGAGCGCGGCCCTGGAGGTCTTCAAGGAGAAGCTGATCAAGCGGAACATCTCGCTCAAGTCGCTGGAGGCGGGCGAGCCGCGGGCGTCGGGCAAGACGCACAAGATCGACTGCAAGATCGTGCAGGGCATCGCCACGGACAAGGCCAAGCAGATCAGCAAGAAGATCCGCGACGAGGGGCCGAAGGGCGTGCAGGCGCAGATCCAGGGCGACTCGCTCCGGGTCACCGGCAAGAAGAAGGACGACCTGCAGGCCGTGATCTCCCTGCTGAAGTCCGAGGACTTCGGCGTGGCACTGCAGTTCACGAACTACCGCTGA
- the htpX gene encoding zinc metalloprotease HtpX — protein sequence MHSHHNGLKTAALLGLLTAMILGVGYWFGGSTGLVVAVLLSLGMNAAGYFWSDRIALRSMRARPVSEAEFPALYQMVRELATEAGQPMPRLYVSPALQPNAFATGRNPRNAAVAVTVGITRLLDYRELRAVIGHELSHVYNRDILISSVAAGLAGIITMLANLAIFIPLGGGDDEDAPNPAALLLMIVLGPIAASIIQLAISRNREFEADASGARLTRDPLALADALRKISYGTQRIPLPADTRVASSAHLMIANPLTGGGLSALFSTHPPMDERIRRLQTMAVASH from the coding sequence GTGCACAGCCACCACAACGGACTCAAGACGGCCGCCCTGCTGGGCCTGCTCACGGCCATGATCCTGGGCGTCGGGTACTGGTTCGGCGGCAGCACCGGCCTGGTCGTCGCCGTCCTGCTCTCGCTCGGCATGAACGCGGCCGGTTACTTCTGGAGCGATCGGATCGCGCTCCGCTCGATGCGCGCGCGGCCGGTCAGCGAGGCCGAGTTCCCCGCGCTGTACCAGATGGTCCGCGAACTCGCGACCGAGGCCGGCCAGCCGATGCCGCGCCTCTACGTGAGCCCGGCGCTCCAGCCCAACGCGTTCGCCACCGGCCGCAACCCGCGGAACGCGGCCGTGGCCGTCACCGTCGGCATCACGCGGCTGCTCGACTACCGCGAACTGCGCGCCGTGATCGGCCACGAGCTCTCCCACGTCTACAACCGCGACATCCTGATCTCCAGCGTCGCCGCCGGCCTCGCCGGAATCATCACGATGCTGGCAAACCTGGCAATCTTCATCCCGCTCGGCGGCGGTGACGACGAGGACGCCCCGAACCCGGCCGCGCTCCTCCTCATGATCGTCCTCGGCCCGATCGCGGCCAGCATCATCCAGCTCGCGATCAGCCGTAACCGCGAATTCGAGGCCGACGCGTCCGGCGCCCGCCTGACCCGCGACCCGCTCGCCCTCGCCGACGCCCTCCGCAAGATCTCCTACGGCACCCAGCGCATCCCGCTCCCGGCCGACACTCGGGTGGCGTCGTCCGCCCACCTGATGATCGCCAACCCGCTGACCGGCGGCGGCCTGTCCGCCCTGTTCTCCACCCACCCCCCGATGGACGAGCGAATCCGCCGCCTCCAGACGATGGCGGTCGCCTCGCACTGA
- a CDS encoding NADH-quinone oxidoreductase subunit N, whose protein sequence is MTVVVAAVTGTGPDRGSFCVGGACSYLATDRAALAGVLFALLTLAVLALSAPMLRAGAVPAGEYCFLLACSMTGGVVLGAAGDLITLIVALETLTLPLYLLVGLRRSASPRAVFTGAGAPVYPEPSPEDRTSSDALNAAPENGDLPLAAEREVAAEQLRMQRASADSAVTFFVVSVVATSVTLLGAALLHAATGALHLSTLPGALDAGLPLAGVGGALLVAGLAFKVAAVPFHAWAPATYDGAPLPVAAYLSTASKLGGVVALLAVVDGVLPSAETGPVLAVLAVLTMTVGNVVALRQTRTVRLLAWSSVAQAGYILAPLGATALGSPEWQPVVAATLAYAAFFVLLELAAFAAVVALRPVAADGGDLDDFRGVARRAPWVGGMLAFALIGLAGLPPALAGLFAKVTVVRALVDGDASWLALVVALNAVIGLAYYVRVAASLYGTPTRDGSAGTGWSHVPWPVGAVLVAATVLAVLLGFAPEPLLRLTAL, encoded by the coding sequence CTGACCGTCGTCGTGGCCGCGGTCACCGGTACCGGACCGGATCGCGGGTCGTTCTGCGTGGGCGGCGCCTGCTCATACCTGGCGACCGACCGGGCGGCGCTGGCCGGGGTGCTGTTCGCGCTGCTCACGCTGGCCGTGCTGGCGCTCTCCGCGCCGATGCTGCGCGCCGGGGCGGTACCGGCCGGGGAGTACTGCTTCCTGCTCGCCTGCTCGATGACCGGCGGCGTGGTGCTCGGCGCGGCCGGCGACCTGATCACGCTGATCGTGGCGCTGGAGACGCTGACGCTCCCGCTGTACCTGCTGGTCGGGCTGCGCCGCAGCGCCTCGCCGCGCGCGGTCTTCACCGGCGCGGGCGCGCCGGTCTACCCGGAGCCGTCCCCGGAGGATCGAACGTCGTCCGACGCGCTGAACGCCGCGCCGGAGAATGGTGACCTCCCGCTGGCCGCGGAGCGAGAGGTCGCGGCCGAGCAACTGCGGATGCAGCGGGCGAGCGCGGACTCCGCGGTGACGTTCTTCGTGGTCAGCGTGGTGGCGACGTCGGTGACGCTGCTCGGCGCGGCGCTGCTCCACGCCGCGACCGGCGCGCTGCACCTGTCCACCCTGCCGGGTGCGCTCGACGCCGGGCTGCCGCTGGCCGGCGTGGGCGGCGCACTGTTGGTGGCCGGGCTGGCGTTCAAGGTCGCGGCCGTGCCGTTCCACGCCTGGGCGCCGGCCACCTACGACGGCGCGCCACTGCCGGTCGCGGCGTACCTGTCCACCGCGTCCAAGCTCGGCGGCGTGGTGGCGCTGCTCGCGGTCGTCGACGGCGTGCTGCCGAGCGCGGAGACCGGTCCGGTGCTGGCCGTGCTCGCGGTGCTCACCATGACGGTCGGCAACGTGGTGGCGCTCCGGCAGACCCGTACCGTCCGGCTGCTGGCCTGGTCGTCGGTGGCGCAGGCGGGCTACATCCTGGCACCGCTCGGCGCGACCGCGCTCGGCTCGCCGGAGTGGCAGCCGGTGGTGGCGGCCACGCTGGCGTACGCCGCGTTCTTCGTGCTCCTGGAACTGGCCGCGTTCGCCGCCGTGGTCGCGCTGCGCCCGGTCGCGGCGGACGGCGGCGACCTGGACGACTTCCGCGGCGTGGCCCGGCGCGCGCCGTGGGTCGGCGGGATGCTGGCGTTCGCGCTGATCGGCCTGGCCGGGTTGCCGCCCGCGCTGGCCGGCCTGTTCGCGAAGGTGACCGTGGTCCGCGCGCTGGTCGACGGCGACGCGAGCTGGCTGGCGCTGGTGGTGGCGCTCAACGCCGTGATCGGACTGGCCTACTACGTGCGGGTGGCCGCGTCGCTCTACGGCACCCCGACCCGGGACGGTTCGGCCGGCACCGGCTGGTCCCACGTACCGTGGCCGGTCGGCGCCGTGCTGGTGGCCGCGACCGTGCTGGCCGTGCTGCTCGGCTTCGCCCCCGAGCCGCTGCTGCGCCTGACCGCGCTGTGA
- a CDS encoding complex I subunit 4 family protein, whose product MIAPGTSSALLIALLALPALGALAVALLPAARDRQARVLGTVIAAATLAVAVPLRWGSWFAYTPEPAAPRPWALVDLPWVPALDLRFQLGVDAISYPLVVLTALLTLLCCGYTVWRVPPGGPGRLLTALLLVIEVGILGTFLAFDLVLFFVFFEVVLLPMYAVIAVWGGAHYGTDPADREPQRAAARKFALYTLFGSVLLLVGVLVVVTGAGTSSLLDAPFALDRGTQVFAFALLAIAFAVKSPLWPLHTWLPDAHTQAPTVGSVILAGVLLKMGTYGLIRVGLGAAPAGAEALSGVLGVLAVAAIVVGSLVCLAQTELKRLIAYSSVGHMGFVLLGIATLTATGVQAALLGNIAHGVITGLLFFLAGAVKDRAHTGRLDELGGLRENAPRLAGLLGFAAIASLGLPGLAGFWGEAFAVVAAVRRGGGLWITLAVLAAFGGALTAAYLLRLLRRVTHGPASPAVSLLVPSWAVAGALSAAVASSGGAGASGGAGSAAPSEVALPERLVPGWPTAAELLAWSPLVILVLVLGVWPALVLTGTDVPIGVLLEAVRP is encoded by the coding sequence ATGATCGCCCCGGGTACGTCGTCCGCGCTGCTGATCGCGCTGCTCGCGCTGCCCGCGCTGGGCGCGCTCGCGGTGGCGCTGCTGCCGGCCGCGCGTGACCGGCAGGCCCGCGTGCTCGGCACCGTGATCGCCGCGGCGACGCTGGCCGTGGCCGTGCCGCTGCGGTGGGGGAGCTGGTTCGCGTACACCCCGGAGCCCGCCGCGCCGAGGCCGTGGGCGCTGGTCGACCTGCCCTGGGTGCCCGCGCTCGACCTGCGCTTCCAGCTCGGCGTGGACGCGATCTCGTACCCGCTGGTGGTCCTGACCGCGCTGCTCACGCTGCTGTGCTGCGGTTACACGGTCTGGCGGGTGCCGCCGGGCGGGCCCGGCCGGTTGCTGACCGCGCTGCTGCTGGTGATCGAGGTGGGCATCCTCGGCACGTTCCTCGCGTTCGACCTGGTGCTGTTCTTCGTCTTCTTCGAGGTCGTGCTGCTGCCGATGTACGCGGTGATCGCGGTCTGGGGCGGCGCGCACTACGGCACGGACCCGGCGGACCGGGAGCCACAGCGGGCGGCGGCGCGGAAGTTCGCGCTCTACACGCTGTTCGGCTCCGTGCTGCTGCTGGTCGGCGTGCTGGTGGTGGTGACCGGGGCCGGGACGTCGTCGCTGCTGGACGCGCCGTTCGCGCTGGACCGGGGCACGCAGGTGTTCGCGTTCGCGCTGCTGGCGATCGCGTTCGCGGTGAAGAGTCCGCTGTGGCCGCTGCACACCTGGCTGCCGGACGCGCACACCCAGGCGCCGACCGTGGGCAGCGTGATCCTGGCCGGCGTGCTGCTGAAGATGGGTACGTACGGGCTGATCCGGGTCGGGCTGGGCGCGGCGCCCGCGGGCGCGGAGGCGCTGTCCGGCGTGCTGGGCGTGCTGGCGGTCGCGGCGATCGTGGTCGGGTCGCTGGTCTGCCTGGCGCAGACCGAACTGAAGCGGCTGATCGCGTACTCGTCCGTCGGCCACATGGGCTTCGTGCTGCTCGGCATCGCCACGCTGACCGCAACCGGCGTGCAGGCGGCGCTGCTCGGCAACATCGCCCACGGGGTGATCACCGGCCTGCTGTTCTTCCTGGCCGGGGCCGTGAAGGACCGCGCGCACACCGGCCGCCTGGACGAGTTGGGCGGGCTGCGGGAGAACGCGCCGCGGCTGGCCGGGCTGCTCGGCTTCGCGGCGATCGCGTCGCTGGGTCTGCCCGGGCTGGCCGGATTCTGGGGCGAGGCGTTCGCGGTGGTCGCGGCCGTGCGGCGCGGCGGCGGGCTGTGGATCACGCTGGCCGTGCTGGCGGCGTTCGGGGGCGCACTGACCGCGGCCTACCTGCTGCGGTTGCTGCGCCGGGTGACGCACGGGCCGGCCAGCCCGGCGGTGTCGCTGCTGGTCCCGTCGTGGGCGGTGGCGGGGGCGCTGTCCGCGGCGGTGGCGTCTTCCGGCGGTGCCGGTGCTTCCGGGGGTGCCGGGTCGGCTGCGCCCAGTGAGGTGGCGTTGCCGGAGCGGCTGGTGCCGGGGTGGCCGACGGCGGCCGAGCTGCTCGCCTGGTCGCCGCTGGTGATCCTGGTGTTGGTGCTCGGTGTCTGGCCGGCGCTGGTGCTCACCGGCACGGACGTGCCGATCGGTGTCCTCCTGGAGGCGGTGCGTCCGTGA
- a CDS encoding NADH-quinone oxidoreductase subunit 5 family protein: MALVIFMIAAPALVGLGSLLLPATSRGRFPAAAFGITASALSLLTAVTLLATAREPIVASAEWITIGDLTVRLGLRADLTAIQVSVAVTAVALAVQVYSLGYLHRDERYAPYAAQVSLFTAAMLLVVTADDLILLLIGWEVMGACSYLLIGHDRTLPEAPAAAVKAFLVTRVGDVGFLLGIAFLAVHAGTFGIPEILAGTYPGWIALLLLAGVAGKSAQVPLHTWLPDAMAGPTPVSALIHAATMVASGVYVVARLYPVFVQSPLALSVLGLIAAVTLLLGALAATAQEDIKRVLAWSTVSQIGYMAAALAIGAPGAAIFHLLTHAAFKALLFLAAGCVIHAVGSNLMSRMGGLRKNMPDVFWCTAIGLGALAGLPPLAGFWSKESVIAAAAEARDGHGQVPAWIALVIWVVALLGVALTAWYSTRLLLRVFFGPVPAARAEAAEHPPAPEPSVTPAFVGKPTYLELEAARKAKALARKEVQEAAETAEPPPPSEPRPLDPPALMHWPVMALAVPSALLGLIALLPDARADLGLAAPHVSPSLFLALALLAAGAISAWWLWRRRPDADPASALGPLRPVLAHAFHLDDLQHHAVVRPARAIAAALRRVDESVVDGAVEGAGRGTTGLGGLLARAHRAPLPRAATALLAGVLLIGLAAAILGGGA; encoded by the coding sequence ATGGCGCTGGTCATCTTCATGATCGCCGCGCCGGCGCTGGTCGGCCTGGGCAGCCTGCTGCTGCCGGCGACGAGCAGGGGCCGCTTCCCGGCCGCCGCGTTCGGCATCACCGCGTCCGCGCTCTCCCTGCTGACCGCCGTCACGCTGCTGGCCACCGCGCGCGAACCGATCGTCGCGTCCGCGGAGTGGATCACGATCGGGGATCTGACGGTACGGCTCGGCCTGCGCGCCGACCTGACCGCGATCCAGGTGTCCGTGGCGGTGACCGCGGTGGCGCTGGCCGTGCAGGTCTACTCGCTCGGCTACCTGCACCGGGACGAGCGGTACGCACCCTACGCCGCCCAGGTGAGCCTGTTCACGGCCGCGATGCTGCTGGTGGTGACCGCGGACGACCTGATCCTGCTGCTGATCGGCTGGGAGGTGATGGGCGCCTGCTCGTACCTGCTGATCGGGCACGACCGCACGCTGCCCGAGGCGCCGGCCGCGGCCGTGAAGGCGTTCCTGGTCACCCGCGTCGGCGACGTCGGCTTCCTGCTCGGCATCGCGTTCCTGGCCGTGCACGCGGGCACGTTCGGCATCCCGGAGATCCTCGCGGGTACGTACCCCGGCTGGATCGCTCTGCTCCTGCTCGCCGGGGTGGCGGGCAAGAGCGCGCAGGTCCCGCTGCACACCTGGCTGCCGGACGCGATGGCCGGCCCGACGCCGGTCTCCGCGCTGATCCACGCCGCGACCATGGTGGCGTCCGGGGTGTACGTGGTGGCCCGGCTCTACCCGGTCTTCGTGCAGTCCCCGCTCGCGCTGAGCGTGCTGGGCCTGATCGCGGCCGTGACGCTGCTGCTCGGCGCGCTGGCCGCGACCGCGCAGGAGGACATCAAGCGCGTGCTGGCCTGGTCGACGGTGTCGCAGATCGGCTACATGGCGGCGGCGCTGGCGATCGGCGCGCCCGGCGCCGCGATCTTCCACCTGCTCACCCACGCCGCGTTCAAGGCGCTGCTGTTCCTCGCGGCCGGTTGCGTGATCCACGCGGTCGGCAGCAACCTGATGTCCCGGATGGGCGGCCTGCGGAAGAACATGCCGGACGTCTTCTGGTGCACCGCGATCGGCCTGGGCGCGCTGGCCGGGCTGCCGCCGCTGGCCGGGTTCTGGAGCAAGGAGAGCGTGATCGCCGCCGCGGCCGAGGCGCGTGACGGGCACGGGCAGGTCCCGGCCTGGATCGCGCTGGTCATCTGGGTCGTGGCGCTGCTCGGCGTGGCGCTGACCGCCTGGTACTCGACGCGCCTGCTGCTGCGCGTCTTCTTCGGCCCGGTCCCGGCCGCCCGCGCGGAGGCGGCGGAGCACCCGCCCGCGCCGGAGCCGTCGGTGACGCCCGCGTTCGTCGGCAAGCCCACCTACCTGGAGCTGGAGGCCGCGCGCAAGGCCAAGGCGCTGGCCCGCAAGGAGGTCCAGGAGGCGGCGGAGACCGCGGAACCACCGCCGCCTTCGGAGCCGCGACCGCTGGATCCGCCCGCGCTGATGCACTGGCCGGTGATGGCGCTGGCGGTGCCGAGCGCGCTGCTCGGCCTGATCGCGCTGCTGCCGGACGCGCGCGCGGACCTCGGCCTGGCCGCGCCGCACGTCTCGCCGTCGCTGTTCCTGGCGCTCGCGCTGCTGGCCGCGGGCGCGATCTCCGCGTGGTGGCTGTGGCGGCGCCGGCCGGACGCCGACCCCGCGAGCGCGCTCGGCCCGCTCCGGCCGGTCCTCGCCCACGCGTTCCACCTCGATGACCTGCAACACCATGCCGTGGTACGACCGGCGCGCGCGATCGCGGCGGCGCTGCGCCGGGTCGACGAGTCCGTGGTGGACGGCGCGGTGGAGGGCGCCGGCCGCGGCACCACCGGGCTCGGCGGGCTGCTGGCCCGCGCGCACCGGGCGCCGCTGCCCCGGGCCGCCACCGCGCTGCTGGCCGGCGTGCTGCTGATCGGCCTCGCGGCCGCGATCCTGGGCGGTGGCGCATGA
- the nuoK gene encoding NADH-quinone oxidoreductase subunit NuoK: MHPVIPYVVAAILFGLGVFGVLRRRNAILLLMAVELMLNAVNLVLVTTGSVHGQVFALFVIVLAAAEVGVGLALILRLYRLRTTVAVDRIDLAEKH, from the coding sequence ATGCACCCCGTCATCCCGTACGTGGTCGCGGCGATCCTGTTCGGTCTGGGCGTCTTCGGCGTGCTCCGCCGGCGGAACGCGATCCTGCTGCTGATGGCCGTCGAGCTGATGCTGAACGCGGTCAACCTGGTGCTGGTCACCACCGGGAGCGTGCACGGCCAGGTCTTCGCGCTGTTCGTGATCGTGCTGGCCGCGGCCGAGGTCGGCGTGGGCCTGGCACTGATCCTGCGGCTCTACCGGCTGCGCACCACGGTCGCGGTGGACCGGATCGACCTGGCGGAGAAGCACTGA